In one Silene latifolia isolate original U9 population chromosome 10, ASM4854445v1, whole genome shotgun sequence genomic region, the following are encoded:
- the LOC141608164 gene encoding protein SPEAR3-like yields MGSSYFGIPSMRSEKSSSRKNKKSTLDKPKQPQRGLGVAQLEQIRLRTQMACGFNNPPLVNNQEDIMGMQGVLPYGTMPQSSTSYPNYSQSSPSTSSTYGHHPNFTMSFGEENMRYQDSQSSSTVGCYS; encoded by the exons ATGGGTAGTAGTTATTTTGGGATACCAAGTATGAGAAGTGAGAAATCGTCATCGAGGAAGAACAAGAAGAGTACCTTAGACAAGCCTAAGCAACCACAAAGAGGGCTTGGGGTTGCTCAGTTGGAGCAAATTAGGTTGAGAACTCAAATGGCTTGTGGCTTCAATAATCCTCCTTTGGTTAATAATCAG GAAGACATTATGGGAATGCAAGGAGTTCTGCCGTATGGAACAATGCCACAATCATCCACATCTTATCCTAATTATTCACAATCTTCACCATCAACTTCATCTACTTATGGTCATCATCCTAATTTCACG ATGAGTTTTGGAGAAGAAAACATGAGGTACCAAGATTCTCAGTCAAGTTCTACCGTCGG CTGTTACTCGTAA